A region from the Capra hircus breed San Clemente chromosome 9, ASM170441v1, whole genome shotgun sequence genome encodes:
- the POU3F2 gene encoding POU domain, class 3, transcription factor 2 yields the protein MATAASNHYSLLTSSASIVHTEPPGGMQQGAGGYREAQSLVQGDYGALQSNGHPLSHAHQWITALSHGGGGGGGGGGGGGGGGGGGGGDGSPWSTSPLGQPDIKPSVVVQQGGRGDELHGPGTLQQQQQQQQQQQQQQQQQQQQRPPHLVHHAANHHPGPGAWRSAAAAAHLPPSMGASNGGLLYSQPSFTVNGMLGAGGQPAGLHHHGLRDAHDEPHHADHHPHPHSHAHQQPPPPPPPQGPPGHPGAHHDPHSDEDTPTSDDLEQFAKQFKQRRIKLGFTQADVGLALGTLYGNVFSQTTICRFEALQLSFKNMCKLKPLLNKWLEEADSSSGSPTSIDKIAAQGRKRKKRTSIEVSVKGALESHFLKCPKPSAQEITSLADSLQLEKEVVRVWFCNRRQKEKRMTPPGGTLPGAEDVYGGSRDTPPHHGVQTPVQ from the coding sequence ATGGCGACCGCAGCGTCTAACCACTACAGCCTGCTCACCTCCAGCGCCTCCATCGTGCACACCGAGCCGCCAGGCGGCATGCAGCAGGGCGCGGGGGGCTACCGCGAGGCGCAGAGCCTGGTGCAGGGCGACTACGGCGCGCTGCAGAGCAACGGGCACCCGCTCAGCCACGCTCACCAGTGGATCACCGCGCTGTCccacggcggcggcggcgggggcggtggcggcggcggcgggggcgggggtggcggcgggggcggcggcgacGGCTCCCCCTGGTCCACCAGCCCCCTGGGCCAGCCGGACATCAAGCCCTCGGTGGTGGTACAGCAGGGCGGCCGAGGCGACGAGCTGCACGGGCCGGGCaccctgcagcagcagcagcagcaacaacaacaacagcagcagcagcagcagcaacagcagcagcagcggccacCGCATCTGGTGCACCACGCCGCCAACCACCACCCGGGGCCCGGGGCATGGCGGAGCGCAGCGGCTGCGGCGCACCTCCCGCCCTCCATGGGAGCGTCCAACGGCGGCTTGCTCTACTCGCAGCCCAGCTTCACCGTGAACGGCATGCTGGGCGCCGGCGGGCAGCCGGCGGGGCTGCACCACCACGGCCTGCGGGACGCGCACGACGAACCGCACCACGCGGACCACCACCCGCACCCGCACTCGCACGCGCACCAGCAGccaccgcccccgccgcccccgcagGGCCCGCCCGGCCACCCGGGCGCGCACCACGACCCGCACTCGGATGAGGACACGCCGACCTCGGATGACCTGGAGCAGTTCGCCAAGCAGTTCAAGCAGCGGCGGATCAAACTGGGATTTACCCAAGCGGACGTGGGGCTGGCGCTGGGCACCCTGTACGGCAACGTGTTCTCGCAGACCACCATCTGCAGGTTTGAGGCCCTGCAGCTGAGCTTCAAGAACATGTGCAAGCTGAAGCCTTTGTTGAACAAGTGGTTGGAGGAGGCGGACTCGTCCTCGGGCAGCCCCACGAGCATAGACAAGATCGCAGCGCAGGGGCGCAAGAGGAAAAAGCGGACCTCCATCGAGGTGAGCGTCAAGGGGGCTCTGGAGAGCCATTTCCTCAAATGCCCCAAGCCCTCGGCCCAGGAGATCACCTCCCTCGCGGACAGCTTAcagctggagaaggaggtggtgaGAGTTTGGTTTTGTAacaggagacagaaagagaaaaggatgacCCCTCCCGGAGGGACTCTGCCGGGCGCCGAGGATGTGTACGGGGGGAGTAGGGACACGCCACCACACCATGGGGTGCAGACACCCGTCCAGTGA